AAGTTAAGGAGGCCTTGAAAAATTTACTTTCCTATTATTCTTTTATTGGTAATAGAGTTGCCACTTCTGCTTCAGGCAAACTGGTTACCGTAAGAGAGCTCATTATGGATGATCTTCCTCCTCATGAATTGCATGAAGCTATTAAATGGGAGGTTGATAAAATTCTTCCAGCACAAATAGACCAGATGTCTTTTGATTATCAGATATTAAGTAAGGTAAGGGATGGCAATCAAGAAAAACTACACATTTTGTTTGCCGCAGCTCCAATGGATGCAGTCCAGACTACTGTAGAACTTTTTAAAAGTTTAGGTCTTGAACTTGTCTCTATTGAAGTTGAGGCATTTTCTATTTTAAGACTTCTCCGTTTTTTGGGCGAAGTTTCAATGGGTAAAGATAGAATTCTTGCCGTCGTGAATACTGGTCATAATTACACAACCATTAATTTGGTTGATAAAGGATTGGTAAGATTCTCAAGGATCATTCCGTGGGGGGGCAAGAAATTAACTGAAAAAATATCTTACTATTTTGGGTTAGACTTTAAGGAAGCCGAAGAAAAGAAAAAGAAAGAACTTGATTTATTAGACACAAATTCGGAGATTTTTAAATCAGTTGTAGAGGATTTAAGAGAACTTTCTTTAGAGTTAAAACGTTCTATCAGTTACTATTTTGCAAAATATAATGAAAATAAAATAAGTGAGGTGACAGTGATATTAGAAGGTGGAACTGCCAATTTGCTAAATATTGATAGATACCTTGAAGCTGAAACTAACTATCCTACTGTTGTGAATAGGCTTTTTGCAGATATTGCAAAATATGACCCAAATCTGTTTACAAGAGAATATCTGTATGAAATGGCACCCATGTTTGCAACTGCTACAGGCCTTGCGTTAAAAGAGCATCAAGTTAAAAAACTTGAAAAAAAGATGAAAGTGAGGAGCTAACATGGCAAATCAACTTGATTTTTATGAGATTGATATTAATCTTATCCCCCATAAGAGGAAGATTAAGAGACCTTTAGATAGAGAAACGCAAACTATTATTAAAATTGGTGTAACCTTTTTGGTTGCTCTCTTTGTTATCTATGCTGGAATTTACTACCAAGTGTATACTAAAACAAATTATTTAAATGAACTGAATATTCGTATTACTTCTTTGAAAAAGGTCGAAGATACACTTAACCTAAGAAATAAACTTGGAGATAGTGTTTTTTACTATGAGACTACAATTGAAAAACTGGTGAATACACAAATTGATGTAAACAATTTACTAAACGATATTGCAATTTCTATTCCAAAAGAAACAGTTATCGAAAACGTTAATTTAGATTCGGTGGAAAATATTGTTAAAATTACAGGACATACGAAAGATTTACAGCATCTTGCTTGGACCACAAGAGGACTTTCAAAGAATCCTAATTTATCAGATATTACCGTTGATAATTATAATGTCCCGTATGTGCAAGCTCCTAATAAAGCAAACTATGTTACATTTAGCATTTCTTTTAAATGGAAAGGGATGGGAAAATGAAAGACAACATAGCAAATAAACCATTGAGCTTAAATGTTAGCACAAAAATTGTTGCAGCAGCAATTGTTTTTGTATTGGTTGCAGTTGCTTTTTACTTCTATGTAGTTGCACCTAAGATTGAAGAAATTAAAGGACTTAACGACCAGATTTTAAAAGCAGAAGAAAAACTAAATCTTTTATTACTTGCTCAGGAAAGGCTTACTTCTCTTGAACATGAGATCAATTTGTATAACGACAGACTTGTAGAACTTAAAAATATTCTTCCGGAAACAAAGGACGAATTTCTTTTTTCTCTTCAGTTTGTTTCTTTAGCAAAAGCTAGTGGTGGTTCCATTGTTTCTTTAAATTTTCAAAAAGATACTAAAGGTGCTGCTCAAAATGTTGCACTCTTTGATTTAAAATACGAAAGCACAAAATACGAGAATGTTACAAAATTTTTAAGCATGCTTAAAAATAACTACCCCGAGATAATTTCTTTTTTAAAAGTTGATATTTTTAGAAACGCTGAGACAGATAAGACATCAATTACAAATTATATAGTTTCAGTAAACGGTAGTATAAATCTTTCCCAAAGGAAGTGATTAAAATGGACGATAAAAAAACAAAAAAGCCTTTAAAATTTAAAGTTTCAAAAGAAACAATTATTATTATTCTTGTGCTTCTTTTCGTTTTCTTTGCATGGAATGCAGCATTACCTTATATATTCAAGATTGAAAAAGTTACAAATGTAAGTTTACCACAAGTTAAGAGAGGAAATATCGATTTCGTCAATGAACAGATCCAAGCAAGAAAAGTCCCTGTGCCACCGCTTGAACCACAGCCCACCGATTTAGGCAAACAAAACCCTTTTGACTAAGGAGGCTATAATGGAAAAGATTTTTAAAAAAACGGAAGAGTCTAATGTAGATGCTATTTTTGTTAGTAAAATTGAAAACGTAAGGTATCTTACAAATTTCACAGGAGAAGAAGGGTTTGCAGTTGTTGTGCCACCTGAAATTTATCTTTTTGTTGATTCCCGTTTTACTGAGCAGGCAAATAAGGAAGTGTCAAAAGATGTCAAAGTGATAGAATACGCAGGAGATATTGCATCTAACTTAAAAAATGTTCTCTTAAAACACAAAGTGCACTTCTTAGGTGTAGAGGAATACAATATTAACCTTCATACTTATATGGCTCTTAAAAATTTAGGTTTTTTAGTTATTGTTCCCTTATCAGATTTTGTTGAAGAACTAAGGATGATTAAAACAAATGAAGAGCTTGAAAAAATTAGAAAAGCGTGTTCTATATCTACTTCGGCATTTTTAGATACAATTAAACTTCTTAAGCCAGGTATTACTGAAATTGATATTGCTTCTGAATTGGAGTATCGTTTTAAAAAATATGGTGGTGAAAAGCCTTCTTTTACTACAATTGTTGCTTCAGGAGAAAGAGGCTCACTTCCGCATGGTGTTGCATCTTTGAATACCATAAAAGAACATGTCCCCATTGTTTTTGATTTTGGTGTATTTTTCGATGGTTTTGCATCGGATACAACAAGGGTTGTTTCAATAGGTGATGTTGATATCGAAGTTAAAAAGGCATATTCAGTAATTGAGAATGCTCAAAAACTCGGAAGAGAAAAAGCAAAAACAGGCATGAAAGCATCAGAACTTGATAAACTTGTAAGGGATTATATTGCTAGTAATGGTCTTGGGGAATATTTTAAACACGGTCTTGGACATGGAGTAGGCTTAGAGATACACGAACTTCCCTATGTAAATGCAAACTCTCCTTATGCTCTTCAAGAGAATATGGTCATTACTATTGAGCCAGGTGTCTATTTTGAAGGTAAATTTGGATTAAGGCTTGAGGATACGGTAATAGTTAAAGAGGATTCGATTGAAAACCTAATTGACTTACCTCACGATATAATTGTAGTTTAAAGTAAAACACCTTTTGCCCTAAAGGACTTTAAGGTTTCTCGGGGACCTTAAGTATTGTTTTGCTAAATTTTTATTTCAAAATTTTTGAATTCATTTAATACGTCAAAATTTGTTTGATCTATAAGAAGGGGCGTAATGGCTATAAATCCTTCCTCTACGTATTTTGAATCTGTCCCTTCTTCCAATGGGTCATCTAAAGTTCCCCCAATCCAATAGAATTCTTTTTGGAAAGGGTCTTTACCAACTGTTATTCTATTTTTGTATCTTCTTCTTGCAAGCCTTGCAAACTTTACCCCTTTAATTGTTGTTTTTCTTAAGTTTGGAAAATTGATGTTAAAATATAAATCTTTTCTTTCAGTAATTTTTATTAGGTTATCGATAATTTTAACGGAAAGTTTACTTATGTAGATAAAGTCGGGGTTTTCAAAATCATTTACAGAAATTGCAAAAGATAGTTTATTATTTATTGCACCTTCCCTTGCTCCAGCTACAGTTCCTGAATAAATTACATCATCACCAAGGTTTGGACCTTTATTTATCCCTGATACAACAATATCAACAGTCTCTTTTATAAGTAAATCGATTCCAAGAAGGACACAATCACAAGGAGTCCCAGAAACTCTAAAGGATGATACTTCGCCAATGTTTAGGGAGAATTTTTCTGCTCTTAAAGGCTTATGGAGAGTTGTAGCATGACTGCCTGCACTTTGAG
This genomic stretch from Caldisericaceae bacterium harbors:
- a CDS encoding aminopeptidase P family protein; its protein translation is MEKIFKKTEESNVDAIFVSKIENVRYLTNFTGEEGFAVVVPPEIYLFVDSRFTEQANKEVSKDVKVIEYAGDIASNLKNVLLKHKVHFLGVEEYNINLHTYMALKNLGFLVIVPLSDFVEELRMIKTNEELEKIRKACSISTSAFLDTIKLLKPGITEIDIASELEYRFKKYGGEKPSFTTIVASGERGSLPHGVASLNTIKEHVPIVFDFGVFFDGFASDTTRVVSIGDVDIEVKKAYSVIENAQKLGREKAKTGMKASELDKLVRDYIASNGLGEYFKHGLGHGVGLEIHELPYVNANSPYALQENMVITIEPGVYFEGKFGLRLEDTVIVKEDSIENLIDLPHDIIVV
- the pilM gene encoding type IV pilus assembly protein PilM, whose translation is MGLFSKNKTPIIGVDLGSGFIKMAQFEKKGDSLKLVNFGLLDLPEGAIVEGRIEKMSEVKEALKNLLSYYSFIGNRVATSASGKLVTVRELIMDDLPPHELHEAIKWEVDKILPAQIDQMSFDYQILSKVRDGNQEKLHILFAAAPMDAVQTTVELFKSLGLELVSIEVEAFSILRLLRFLGEVSMGKDRILAVVNTGHNYTTINLVDKGLVRFSRIIPWGGKKLTEKISYYFGLDFKEAEEKKKKELDLLDTNSEIFKSVVEDLRELSLELKRSISYYFAKYNENKISEVTVILEGGTANLLNIDRYLEAETNYPTVVNRLFADIAKYDPNLFTREYLYEMAPMFATATGLALKEHQVKKLEKKMKVRS
- the surE gene encoding 5'/3'-nucleotidase SurE, with amino-acid sequence MNILLTNDDSIESEGLKALGKELSAIGRVFVVAPQKPQSAGSHATTLHKPLRAEKFSLNIGEVSSFRVSGTPCDCVLLGIDLLIKETVDIVVSGINKGPNLGDDVIYSGTVAGAREGAINNKLSFAISVNDFENPDFIYISKLSVKIIDNLIKITERKDLYFNINFPNLRKTTIKGVKFARLARRRYKNRITVGKDPFQKEFYWIGGTLDDPLEEGTDSKYVEEGFIAITPLLIDQTNFDVLNEFKNFEIKI